A DNA window from Christiangramia salexigens contains the following coding sequences:
- the lpdA gene encoding dihydrolipoyl dehydrogenase: protein MSKYDIIVLGSGPGGYVTAIRASQLGFKTAIVEKESLGGVCLNWGCIPTKALLKSAEVFDYLKHAEDYGLKLEKADKDFGAVIKRSRNVAKGMSKGVQFLMKKNKIDVIEGFGKLKAGKKVEVTDKNDKKKEYSADNIIIATGARSRELPNLKQDGKTVIGYREAMTLEKQPKKMIVVGSGAIGVEFAHFYNAMGTDVTVVEFLPNVVPLEDEDISKQFEKSLKKAGIKVMTNSSVESVEKSGGKVKAKVKTKKGEETLEADVVLSAVGIKTNIENIGLEDLGIKTDKDKILVNDFYQTNVSGVYAIGDVVHGPALAHVASAEGILCVEKIKGMDVQALDYGNIPGCTYATPEIASVGMTEKQAKEAGYELKVGKFPFSASGKAQAAGKSDGFVKVIFDAKYGEWLGCHMIGAGVTDMIAEAVLGRKLETTGHEVLKAVHPHPTMSEAVMEAVADAYGEVIHL from the coding sequence ATGAGTAAATACGATATTATAGTTTTAGGTAGTGGTCCCGGTGGATATGTTACTGCTATCAGAGCTTCTCAATTAGGATTTAAAACTGCGATTGTAGAAAAAGAAAGTCTGGGAGGCGTTTGTCTTAACTGGGGTTGTATTCCAACTAAAGCCTTATTAAAAAGTGCTGAGGTTTTTGACTATCTGAAGCATGCCGAAGATTACGGTCTTAAATTAGAAAAAGCCGACAAGGATTTTGGAGCGGTTATAAAAAGAAGCCGAAACGTTGCAAAAGGAATGAGCAAAGGTGTTCAGTTCCTTATGAAAAAGAACAAGATCGATGTGATCGAAGGTTTCGGAAAATTGAAAGCCGGTAAGAAAGTTGAAGTTACCGATAAGAACGATAAGAAGAAGGAATATTCCGCAGATAATATTATCATAGCTACCGGTGCAAGATCTCGTGAATTGCCTAACCTTAAACAGGATGGTAAAACCGTGATTGGTTACCGTGAGGCAATGACTCTTGAGAAACAGCCTAAGAAAATGATCGTGGTTGGTTCAGGAGCTATTGGAGTTGAGTTCGCTCATTTCTATAATGCAATGGGAACCGATGTAACGGTGGTAGAGTTTTTACCTAATGTAGTGCCGCTTGAAGATGAAGACATTTCAAAGCAATTTGAAAAAAGCCTCAAAAAAGCCGGTATTAAGGTAATGACCAACTCTTCAGTAGAAAGCGTTGAAAAATCTGGCGGCAAAGTAAAAGCCAAAGTAAAAACCAAAAAAGGAGAAGAAACTCTAGAAGCAGATGTAGTTCTTTCTGCAGTTGGTATAAAAACTAATATTGAAAATATTGGTCTTGAAGACCTTGGAATCAAAACAGACAAAGACAAGATCCTTGTTAATGATTTCTATCAAACCAATGTTTCCGGGGTTTACGCCATTGGAGATGTAGTACATGGTCCTGCTTTAGCTCACGTAGCTTCTGCTGAAGGTATCCTTTGTGTTGAAAAGATCAAAGGTATGGACGTACAAGCATTGGATTATGGGAACATTCCTGGGTGTACCTATGCAACGCCAGAAATTGCTTCTGTTGGTATGACAGAAAAACAAGCTAAGGAAGCAGGTTACGAGCTTAAAGTAGGTAAGTTTCCTTTTTCAGCTTCTGGAAAAGCTCAGGCAGCAGGTAAATCTGACGGATTCGTGAAAGTGATCTTTGATGCTAAATATGGAGAATGGTTAGGTTGCCACATGATAGGTGCCGGTGTTACTGATATGATTGCAGAAGCAGTACTAGGTAGAAAACTGGAAACAACCGGTCACGAAGTACTTAAAGCTGTTCACCCTCACCCAACTATGAGTGAAGCGGTGATGGAAGCTGTTGCAGATGCATACGGAGAAGTGATACACCTTTAA
- the msrB gene encoding peptide-methionine (R)-S-oxide reductase MsrB, whose amino-acid sequence MKKYKVEKSEEEWKEQLTPEQYRILRQKGTEAPHTGKYDLHFEDGEYRCAGCGEILFKSNSKFDAGCGWPSFDDAIEGKVEYIQDRSFGMIRTEILCSNCGSHLGHVFDDGPTETGQRYCVNSASIEFKQ is encoded by the coding sequence ATGAAGAAGTATAAGGTTGAAAAATCAGAGGAAGAATGGAAAGAACAATTAACTCCTGAACAGTACCGGATCTTAAGACAAAAAGGAACCGAAGCACCTCATACCGGTAAATATGATCTTCATTTTGAAGATGGTGAATATAGATGTGCCGGCTGCGGGGAAATACTCTTTAAAAGCAATTCCAAGTTTGATGCAGGATGTGGTTGGCCCAGTTTTGATGATGCCATAGAAGGAAAAGTGGAATATATTCAGGATAGAAGTTTTGGAATGATACGTACGGAAATCCTTTGTTCTAACTGTGGAAGTCATCTTGGCCACGTTTTTGATGATGGTCCTACAGAGACCGGTCAACGTTACTGCGTGAACTCGGCCAGTATAGAATTTAAACAATAA
- the msrB gene encoding peptide-methionine (R)-S-oxide reductase MsrB: protein MKKLLLIAVSIALFSCNGTAQEKEQESFEVTKSEAEWKKELSENEFAVLRQAATEPPFSSELNNFKKPGTFVCAACGNELYRTENKFMSGTGWPSFDRAIEGGVAYGSDTKLGYQRDEVHCARCGGHLGHVFNDGPKETTGKRHCINGIAMDFIPKKQ from the coding sequence ATGAAAAAATTGTTACTTATCGCCGTCTCTATTGCATTATTCAGTTGTAATGGAACGGCTCAGGAAAAAGAACAGGAAAGTTTTGAAGTCACAAAGTCTGAGGCTGAATGGAAAAAAGAACTTTCCGAAAATGAATTTGCTGTTTTAAGGCAAGCAGCCACAGAACCTCCATTTTCTAGTGAGCTCAATAATTTTAAAAAACCTGGAACCTTTGTTTGCGCAGCCTGCGGAAATGAATTGTACAGAACCGAAAACAAATTCATGAGTGGTACCGGATGGCCAAGTTTTGACAGGGCTATAGAAGGTGGCGTGGCATATGGAAGTGATACAAAATTGGGCTATCAAAGAGATGAGGTTCATTGCGCAAGATGCGGAGGACACTTAGGCCATGTATTTAACGACGGCCCTAAGGAGACTACGGGAAAAAGGCATTGTATAAATGGAATCGCGATGGATTTTATCCCTAAAAAACAATAG
- a CDS encoding alpha/beta fold hydrolase: protein MTKETKDKLPVQRLLVPDYILKFSKFLTKISPFLASRFAARLFLTPFRYKLPNREKEMYEDSVKTMVKVPYINREIKVYEYGSTNKKVLLVHGWSGRGTQLSKIAKELKANGFSTLSFDAPAHGDAPGKISMMPFFIKSIHFLDEKYGPFEAVIGHSLGGMSSLRAIKDGLSTKSLVIIGTANSVTKITRDFAENMKMNHKVAGKMKAYLDSKFGQDMDDYSGAVSALEVPTPSLVIHDEHDVDVNIKDAYEIDSALKNSELYITRGLGHRRILGDPAVINKITTFITAQSL from the coding sequence ATGACTAAAGAAACCAAGGATAAACTACCGGTACAGCGGCTTTTAGTTCCTGATTATATTTTGAAATTCTCAAAATTCCTCACTAAAATCTCACCTTTTCTGGCAAGTAGATTTGCAGCACGATTGTTCCTTACTCCTTTTCGTTATAAACTACCTAACCGGGAAAAAGAAATGTATGAGGATTCTGTAAAAACAATGGTTAAGGTGCCCTACATTAACAGAGAAATTAAAGTTTACGAATATGGATCGACCAATAAAAAGGTATTATTGGTACACGGCTGGAGCGGCAGAGGTACCCAGCTTTCTAAAATAGCCAAAGAATTAAAGGCCAACGGCTTCTCTACCCTTAGCTTTGATGCTCCGGCACATGGCGATGCTCCTGGGAAAATAAGTATGATGCCTTTCTTTATTAAATCAATTCATTTCCTTGATGAGAAATATGGCCCTTTTGAGGCAGTGATAGGACATTCGTTGGGAGGCATGTCTTCATTAAGAGCTATAAAAGATGGGCTCTCTACCAAAAGTCTGGTAATTATTGGCACAGCTAACAGTGTGACCAAGATCACCCGGGATTTTGCTGAAAACATGAAGATGAATCATAAGGTCGCCGGTAAAATGAAAGCTTATCTCGATAGTAAATTTGGTCAGGATATGGATGATTATTCTGGTGCAGTTTCTGCCCTAGAAGTACCTACACCAAGCCTGGTGATCCATGATGAACATGATGTGGATGTAAACATAAAGGATGCCTATGAGATCGATTCTGCTCTTAAGAATAGTGAACTTTATATCACGAGAGGCCTTGGTCACCGAAGGATACTAGGAGACCCTGCTGTAATTAACAAAATCACAACTTTTATCACGGCACAATCTTTGTAA
- a CDS encoding M48 family metallopeptidase produces the protein MKLKKTFIGLSVLLLIVACKTNPFTGERNLNFVSNDQLFPASFAQYNQFLEENKVIKGTEESEMIKRTGNKIVTAAERYLNANGYQGFLKDFQWEFNLVKDDAVNAFAMPGGKVVFFTGILPIAENETGVAVVMAHEVAHALADHGAQRMSAAQLQQLGAVAGSVALSGKSEQTQQIFAQAYGLGSTVGVMLPFSRSHETEADRIGLTLMAIAGYNPEEAADLWRRMKANSGGQAPPEFLSTHPSNETRIQNLEKWAPEAKAEARKYGVTKF, from the coding sequence ATGAAACTCAAGAAGACATTTATAGGATTAAGTGTTTTACTTCTCATTGTAGCTTGTAAAACGAACCCTTTTACAGGAGAAAGAAATCTGAATTTTGTTAGCAACGACCAATTATTCCCTGCATCTTTCGCACAGTATAATCAGTTCCTGGAAGAAAACAAGGTCATTAAGGGCACAGAAGAATCTGAAATGATCAAAAGAACAGGTAACAAAATTGTAACTGCTGCAGAGCGTTACCTTAATGCAAACGGTTACCAGGGTTTTTTAAAGGACTTTCAGTGGGAGTTTAACCTTGTAAAAGATGATGCGGTGAATGCTTTCGCTATGCCGGGAGGTAAGGTTGTTTTCTTTACGGGTATTTTACCAATTGCAGAAAATGAAACAGGAGTAGCAGTAGTAATGGCCCACGAGGTTGCTCACGCGCTTGCTGACCACGGTGCTCAAAGAATGAGCGCAGCTCAGCTTCAACAGTTAGGGGCTGTAGCAGGATCTGTAGCTCTTAGTGGAAAAAGTGAACAAACTCAGCAAATATTTGCTCAGGCATATGGTTTAGGATCTACCGTGGGAGTGATGCTTCCATTTAGCAGAAGTCATGAAACAGAAGCCGACCGTATAGGTTTAACCTTAATGGCTATTGCCGGATATAACCCAGAAGAGGCTGCAGACCTATGGAGGAGAATGAAAGCTAATAGTGGAGGCCAGGCACCGCCGGAATTCTTAAGTACTCACCCGTCTAATGAGACAAGAATACAAAACCTTGAGAAATGGGCTCCGGAAGCTAAAGCTGAAGCCAGAAAATATGGAGTGACTAAGTTTTAA
- a CDS encoding MFS transporter, whose protein sequence is MKHLPKGSKKLIHAWAFYDWANSVYSLVITSAVFPIFYGALTIIKNEDGAIDDTVRFLGFDINNDSLISYVTAAAFLVVSFLSPFLSGIADYVGNKKNFMKFFCYLGGLSCIGLYWFNLENLGFGLLSYFFALIGFWASLVFYNSYLPDIAFPDQQDKASAKGFSLGYVGSVILLILCLGMILNYEFLGFESKDFPTRFSFVLTGLWWIGFSQYSYYYLPKGTKKARFTTNVLFNGFKELKSIWKAIKANKQIKRYLAAFFVYSMAVQTIMLIATYFGIEELEWEDDDPTFGLITSILLIQLVAVVGATLTSRLAIKFGNIKVLIIINLIWISICGYAYFITTPTQFYFAAASVGLVMGGIQSLSRSTYSKMIPEKSLDTTSYFSFYDVSEKIGIVIGMFLYGFVAQVTGSIRNAILFLVTFFIAGVILLLRVPAKVEK, encoded by the coding sequence ATGAAGCACTTACCTAAAGGCAGTAAAAAGCTCATCCATGCATGGGCATTTTACGATTGGGCGAATTCGGTTTATAGTCTTGTTATCACTTCTGCCGTATTCCCTATTTTCTATGGAGCACTTACCATAATTAAAAATGAGGATGGAGCTATAGATGATACAGTTCGGTTCCTGGGATTCGATATTAATAATGACTCCTTAATTAGCTATGTAACAGCAGCGGCATTTTTGGTGGTTAGTTTTTTGAGTCCATTCCTATCTGGTATTGCAGATTATGTAGGAAACAAAAAGAACTTTATGAAGTTCTTCTGTTATCTGGGAGGTCTGTCCTGTATTGGATTATACTGGTTCAATCTTGAAAACCTTGGCTTTGGTTTGCTTAGTTATTTTTTTGCTTTAATAGGGTTTTGGGCCAGCCTTGTCTTTTATAATTCTTATTTGCCAGATATCGCTTTTCCAGATCAGCAGGATAAAGCTAGTGCAAAAGGTTTCTCACTTGGATATGTAGGGAGTGTGATCTTATTGATCCTATGCCTTGGAATGATCCTTAATTATGAGTTTCTAGGTTTTGAGAGCAAAGATTTTCCAACCCGGTTTTCATTTGTACTAACTGGTTTGTGGTGGATCGGCTTTAGTCAGTATTCTTATTATTATCTGCCTAAGGGGACTAAGAAAGCAAGATTCACAACAAATGTTTTATTCAATGGTTTTAAAGAATTAAAAAGCATTTGGAAGGCTATTAAAGCAAACAAGCAAATAAAACGTTATCTCGCCGCATTCTTCGTTTACAGTATGGCTGTGCAAACCATAATGCTAATAGCGACCTATTTTGGAATTGAAGAATTAGAATGGGAAGATGATGATCCAACTTTCGGTTTGATCACCAGTATTTTGCTTATTCAACTTGTAGCTGTAGTTGGCGCAACACTCACCTCCAGATTAGCGATAAAATTCGGGAATATAAAGGTTTTGATAATTATAAATCTAATTTGGATTAGTATCTGTGGCTACGCATATTTTATTACCACCCCAACGCAGTTCTATTTTGCAGCAGCTTCAGTTGGACTTGTAATGGGAGGTATTCAATCCTTATCTAGATCAACATATTCCAAGATGATTCCGGAGAAAAGCCTGGATACTACCAGTTATTTCAGTTTCTACGATGTGTCTGAAAAAATTGGAATCGTAATTGGAATGTTCTTGTATGGTTTTGTCGCACAGGTAACCGGTAGTATTAGAAATGCAATTCTTTTCCTCGTAACATTCTTTATTGCGGGTGTGATTTTATTACTAAGAGTTCCTGCTAAAGTTGAAAAATAA
- a CDS encoding head GIN domain-containing protein, with protein MKNFFLLVCICFLSVSCINAQWGGQKIKGNGEMISETRTTDSYDHVKLVGSMNVQLVKGREGKILVEAEKNLQQYIITEVNDGALRISSKEGYNLSPTEKILITVPFENLNEISLTGSGNLWTKDEIISSKLQIHVTGSGNMKLELKVDDLDGKITGSGDIKLKGYSNYLDCTVTGSGDFEAYDLQAENVEAKISGSGDILVFVKKSLKASVYGSGDIIYKGNPEKQDFKSSGSGKVSAY; from the coding sequence ATGAAAAACTTCTTTTTATTAGTCTGTATCTGCTTTCTCTCCGTATCATGCATAAATGCGCAATGGGGTGGTCAAAAAATAAAAGGTAATGGGGAAATGATCTCTGAAACCAGAACTACAGACTCCTATGATCACGTTAAACTTGTTGGCTCCATGAATGTTCAATTAGTTAAAGGCAGAGAAGGAAAGATCCTGGTAGAAGCCGAAAAAAATCTTCAGCAATACATTATTACCGAAGTGAATGATGGGGCGTTGAGAATTTCTTCAAAAGAAGGATATAATCTTTCTCCAACAGAAAAAATTCTTATTACCGTTCCCTTTGAAAATTTAAATGAAATTTCTCTAACCGGCTCTGGAAACCTTTGGACAAAAGATGAAATCATCTCTTCAAAATTGCAGATACATGTCACCGGCAGCGGAAATATGAAACTGGAATTAAAGGTTGATGATCTAGATGGAAAAATTACAGGCTCCGGTGATATTAAACTTAAAGGCTATAGCAATTACCTTGATTGTACAGTAACCGGTAGCGGCGATTTTGAGGCTTACGATCTACAGGCTGAAAATGTTGAAGCTAAAATTTCAGGCTCCGGAGATATATTGGTTTTTGTTAAAAAGTCTTTAAAAGCATCAGTATATGGATCAGGAGACATCATTTACAAGGGCAATCCCGAGAAACAGGATTTCAAAAGCAGTGGCTCAGGAAAAGTTTCGGCATATTGA
- a CDS encoding RNA polymerase sigma factor, whose product MSPTITHINDLVERCRKGDQRAQMEIYDRYYKAMYNTAYRITGHSAEAEDIMQEAFLNAFTKIESFQATSTFGAWLKRIVVNESLTCYKKRSKLGEVSYNDELKNEIESENSTLDENQRKDEKVKIILKLINSLKDNYRIALNLHLIEGYDYEEVSEIMNISYANCRTMISRAKESLRKKLKCNG is encoded by the coding sequence TTGAGTCCAACCATCACACATATTAACGACCTGGTAGAGCGATGCCGGAAAGGAGATCAGCGTGCTCAAATGGAGATCTACGATAGATATTATAAAGCTATGTATAATACGGCCTATCGTATAACAGGTCATTCAGCAGAAGCGGAGGATATCATGCAGGAAGCATTTTTAAATGCCTTTACTAAGATCGAAAGTTTTCAGGCTACCTCAACCTTTGGTGCATGGCTTAAAAGAATCGTGGTTAATGAGAGTTTAACATGTTATAAAAAACGGTCTAAACTCGGCGAGGTCTCTTATAATGATGAGTTGAAAAATGAAATTGAATCTGAAAATTCTACTCTGGATGAAAATCAAAGAAAGGATGAAAAGGTTAAGATCATTCTTAAACTAATAAATTCTTTAAAGGATAATTACAGGATCGCCCTAAATCTTCATCTCATTGAAGGTTATGATTATGAAGAAGTTTCTGAAATAATGAATATCTCTTATGCAAACTGCCGAACAATGATTTCACGGGCAAAAGAAAGCTTAAGAAAAAAATTAAAGTGCAATGGATAA
- the lon gene encoding endopeptidase La, which translates to MAKTKFSNIDSLSFQGIDEDAELIPLMTPEDEEEINRENLPETLPILPLRNTVLFPGVVIPITAGRDASIKLINEANNGSKIIGVVSQKDEEVENPSSKDINKVGVVARILRVLKMPDGNTTVIIQGKKRFRITQVVTEEPYMNATVTEVPDTRPEKDNAEFSAIIESIKDLALQIIKGSPNIPSEASFAIKNIESNSFLINFVSSNMNLSVEEKQSLLEMNDLKERALATLKHMNTEHQKLELKNDIQSKVQSDMSQQQREYFLHQQMKTIQEELGGVSHEGEIEEMRARAKDKKWDENVQNHFEKELSKMQRMNPQVAEYSIQRNYLDLFLDLPWNEFSKDKFDLKRAKKILDRDHYGLDDVKRRIIEYLAVLKLRNDMKSPILCLYGPPGVGKTSLGKSVAEALGREYVRVSLGGLRDEAEIRGHRKTYIGAMPGRIIQSLKKAGTSNPVFVLDEIDKLSIGNAGDPSSALLEVLDPEQNSDFHDNFLEMGFDLSKVMFIATCNSLSTIQPALRDRMEVINVTGYTIEEKVQIAKRHLLPKQLEEHGMTSENLKIGKKQLEKIVEGYTRESGVRALEKQIAKVVRFAAKSIAMEEEYNIKVKDEDIIEILGSPKMERDKYENNDVAGVVTGLAWTSVGGDILFIESILSKGKGNLSITGNLGKVMKESATIAMEYIKANAEHLGIIPSIFDQYNVHIHVPEGATPKDGPSAGITMLTSLVSLFTQKKVKKSIAMTGEITLRGKVLPVGGIKEKILAAKRARIKEIILCEDNRRDINEIKDEYIQGLTFHYVKEMSDVIDIAITDESVKNAKKL; encoded by the coding sequence ATGGCGAAAACAAAGTTTAGTAACATTGACAGTTTGTCATTTCAAGGGATTGATGAGGATGCCGAATTAATACCCTTAATGACTCCGGAAGATGAAGAGGAAATAAATCGCGAGAATCTGCCCGAAACTCTGCCTATACTACCTTTACGAAATACTGTGCTTTTCCCTGGGGTAGTAATACCTATCACGGCAGGAAGAGATGCTTCTATTAAATTGATCAACGAGGCTAACAATGGCAGCAAGATCATTGGAGTGGTATCTCAAAAAGATGAAGAGGTAGAAAATCCATCTTCTAAGGATATCAATAAAGTAGGTGTAGTAGCAAGAATCTTGAGAGTCCTTAAAATGCCTGATGGTAATACCACAGTGATTATTCAAGGTAAAAAGCGATTCAGAATAACTCAGGTGGTTACAGAGGAACCTTATATGAATGCTACTGTAACCGAGGTGCCAGATACCAGACCGGAGAAAGATAATGCGGAATTTTCTGCGATCATCGAATCGATCAAGGATCTTGCACTTCAGATCATAAAGGGAAGCCCTAATATTCCTTCTGAAGCATCTTTTGCGATCAAGAATATCGAAAGCAATTCTTTTCTGATCAATTTTGTGTCTTCTAATATGAACCTCTCGGTAGAGGAGAAGCAAAGCCTTCTTGAGATGAACGATCTTAAGGAGAGAGCGCTCGCTACCCTGAAGCATATGAATACCGAGCATCAAAAACTGGAATTAAAGAATGATATCCAGAGCAAGGTGCAAAGTGACATGAGTCAGCAGCAAAGGGAGTATTTCCTTCATCAGCAAATGAAGACCATCCAGGAAGAGCTTGGAGGCGTGTCTCATGAAGGTGAGATTGAGGAAATGCGTGCCAGAGCTAAGGATAAGAAATGGGATGAAAACGTGCAGAACCATTTTGAGAAAGAGCTTTCCAAAATGCAACGCATGAATCCTCAGGTAGCTGAATATTCTATACAAAGAAACTACCTGGATCTTTTCCTTGATCTCCCATGGAATGAATTCAGTAAAGATAAGTTTGATCTAAAAAGGGCTAAAAAGATATTAGATCGTGATCATTACGGTCTTGATGATGTTAAGCGTAGGATCATAGAATATCTGGCAGTACTTAAGTTACGAAATGACATGAAGTCTCCTATCCTTTGTCTTTACGGACCTCCGGGAGTGGGAAAAACTTCTTTAGGTAAAAGTGTAGCGGAAGCCTTAGGGCGAGAGTACGTAAGAGTTTCTTTAGGTGGTCTTCGTGACGAAGCAGAAATAAGAGGGCATAGAAAGACCTATATTGGAGCCATGCCGGGTAGAATAATTCAGAGCTTGAAAAAAGCCGGTACAAGTAATCCGGTATTCGTACTCGATGAAATAGATAAATTAAGCATTGGTAATGCAGGGGATCCATCTTCAGCATTACTTGAAGTTCTGGACCCAGAACAAAACAGTGATTTCCATGATAACTTCCTAGAAATGGGATTTGACCTTTCCAAGGTAATGTTTATTGCTACCTGTAATAGTTTAAGTACTATTCAGCCGGCATTAAGAGACAGAATGGAAGTTATTAATGTGACCGGTTACACCATAGAAGAAAAGGTACAGATCGCTAAAAGGCATTTATTGCCAAAGCAACTGGAAGAACATGGGATGACTTCAGAAAATCTTAAGATAGGCAAAAAACAGCTTGAAAAGATCGTTGAAGGTTATACCAGAGAATCGGGTGTAAGAGCACTTGAGAAACAGATCGCCAAAGTGGTGCGATTTGCGGCCAAGAGCATTGCGATGGAAGAGGAGTATAATATCAAGGTTAAAGACGAAGATATTATAGAGATACTTGGAAGTCCAAAAATGGAAAGAGATAAGTATGAGAATAATGATGTTGCGGGAGTAGTGACCGGGCTTGCTTGGACAAGTGTAGGTGGAGATATTCTCTTTATTGAGTCGATCCTTTCAAAAGGTAAAGGTAATCTTAGTATTACTGGTAACCTTGGAAAAGTTATGAAGGAGTCGGCTACTATAGCCATGGAATACATTAAGGCCAATGCCGAGCATCTTGGGATCATCCCGTCTATATTTGATCAATATAATGTTCATATTCACGTGCCTGAAGGTGCAACTCCAAAAGATGGCCCTAGTGCAGGTATTACCATGCTAACCTCATTGGTTTCGCTTTTCACTCAGAAAAAAGTTAAGAAAAGCATAGCCATGACAGGGGAGATAACCCTTAGAGGTAAAGTATTACCTGTTGGTGGTATAAAGGAAAAGATCCTTGCAGCTAAAAGAGCCCGCATTAAGGAGATCATCCTTTGTGAGGATAATAGAAGAGATATCAATGAGATCAAGGATGAGTATATACAAGGCTTAACCTTCCACTATGTGAAGGAGATGAGCGATGTTATTGATATTGCAATTACAGACGAAAGCGTCAAGAATGCTAAAAAGCTCTAA
- the cmk gene encoding (d)CMP kinase: MDKKITIAIDGFSSTGKSTVAKRLARELGYVYVDTGAMYRAVTLYMMRKLFVSEDNFDEEAIIRHLPFVSLRFEFNEDLGYGEMYLNNENVEKEIRYMEVSKQVSKVSAVSKVRRMLVEQQQEMGKNKGVVMDGRDIGTVVFPDAELKLFMTASTEQRAKRRFDELKDRGDDINYDEVLENVKERDYIDSTRDDSPLIKADDAIEIDNSDLGLDEQFEKVLKIAQDKIKEVQA, translated from the coding sequence ATGGATAAAAAAATTACCATCGCAATAGATGGATTTTCTTCTACCGGAAAGAGTACGGTGGCTAAAAGACTTGCCAGAGAACTTGGTTATGTATATGTGGATACCGGTGCTATGTACAGGGCAGTAACGCTTTATATGATGCGAAAACTTTTTGTGTCTGAAGATAATTTCGATGAAGAAGCGATCATAAGACATTTGCCATTTGTAAGTTTAAGATTCGAGTTCAATGAAGATCTGGGATATGGAGAAATGTACCTTAATAATGAAAATGTTGAGAAGGAGATAAGGTATATGGAAGTGTCCAAGCAGGTGAGTAAAGTCTCTGCTGTTTCAAAAGTTAGAAGGATGCTTGTAGAGCAGCAGCAGGAAATGGGGAAGAACAAAGGTGTGGTGATGGATGGCCGCGATATAGGTACGGTAGTTTTTCCCGATGCCGAGCTTAAGCTGTTCATGACGGCTTCTACAGAGCAAAGAGCTAAAAGGCGTTTTGATGAGTTAAAGGATAGGGGAGATGATATCAATTATGATGAGGTATTGGAGAATGTAAAGGAGCGTGATTATATAGATTCAACCCGTGATGATTCGCCTCTAATTAAAGCAGATGACGCTATAGAAATCGATAATTCTGATCTTGGCTTGGACGAGCAATTTGAAAAGGTTTTAAAGATTGCGCAGGACAAAATCAAAGAGGTTCAGGCTTAA